In Terriglobales bacterium, the following are encoded in one genomic region:
- a CDS encoding glycoside hydrolase family 95 protein gives MLRKFASVFLLCIALPFSAAPNDKTSAPETRNISPSNPSMILWYRQPATKWVEALPIGNGRLGGMVFGKVDTEHIQLNEDTVWAGEKRDRNNPEALRNLPEVRRLLFAGKPLEAQALAENTMMGIPKRQPPYQPLGDLWIKFAATASDVSDYRRELDLDSGIARVSYSTGGAHCTREIFSSAVDQVLVVHQTCDKPGMVSFSATLNREQDSKTEAVAPDRVVMSGEAIARDTERHATEKKVGAKFYSVLRAVPQGGKVKTEGDQVEVDGADSATLLLIAATDLRGKDPKEACEQYLKAADKPFDQLRSAHVADHEKFFRRVELVLDSKDEKDKTDIPTDERLKRVQSGETDVQLEEQYFQFGRYLLMASSRPGSMAANLQGIWNDSMTPPWDSKYTININIEMNYWPSETGNLAEMHEPLFDLIENMQPMGRQTAKEMYGARGFVAHHNTDGWGHTAPVDSVGPGMWPMGAAWLSLHLWEHYDFGRDREFLAHRAYPIMKEAAEFLLDYLVDDGKGHLVTGPSTSPENTYRTSDGQRARMCMGPTMDMEITYALFSRVIEASQLLRVDADFKQKLMDARTRLLPLKIGKYGQLQEWAEDYDEVEPGHRHISHLFALYPGNEITLRGTPELAKAARVSLERRLQDGGGQTGWSRSWVLNCWARFEEAELAHDSLLVLLRHSTLPNMFDNHPPFQIDGNFGGPAGMMEMLLQSHAGEISFLPALPHEWANGHFIGLRARGGITLDVAWEKGKATLAVLHATADGQHKLRPPRGQKIASIRSNGKSVHYATAKDGDILLDVQAGRDYVVVFGS, from the coding sequence ATGTTGCGAAAATTCGCTTCAGTTTTTCTTTTGTGCATTGCACTACCTTTTTCTGCAGCACCCAACGACAAAACCAGTGCTCCAGAAACCCGCAACATTTCGCCTTCCAACCCTTCAATGATTTTGTGGTACCGCCAACCGGCCACAAAGTGGGTGGAAGCGTTGCCTATCGGCAACGGACGCCTGGGCGGCATGGTCTTTGGGAAGGTTGACACGGAACATATCCAACTCAACGAAGACACAGTCTGGGCGGGAGAGAAACGCGACCGCAATAATCCCGAGGCATTAAGGAATTTGCCCGAAGTGCGGCGCCTGCTCTTTGCCGGCAAGCCACTCGAGGCCCAGGCCCTGGCGGAAAATACCATGATGGGAATTCCCAAGCGGCAACCGCCGTATCAGCCGCTGGGAGATCTCTGGATTAAGTTTGCTGCCACTGCCAGCGATGTCAGCGATTATCGGCGTGAGCTTGATCTCGACAGCGGCATAGCCCGCGTCAGCTACAGCACAGGCGGCGCTCATTGCACGCGTGAGATTTTTTCGTCTGCCGTAGATCAAGTGCTGGTCGTTCACCAGACGTGCGATAAGCCGGGCATGGTTTCGTTTTCCGCCACCTTGAACCGCGAGCAAGACAGCAAGACCGAAGCCGTTGCACCGGATCGCGTGGTCATGTCAGGTGAAGCCATTGCCCGCGACACCGAACGCCATGCCACGGAGAAAAAAGTAGGCGCAAAATTCTATTCGGTGCTGCGTGCTGTGCCGCAAGGCGGCAAGGTAAAGACTGAGGGCGACCAAGTTGAGGTAGACGGAGCCGATAGTGCGACACTTCTATTAATCGCGGCCACCGATCTGCGCGGCAAAGATCCTAAGGAAGCTTGCGAGCAATATCTGAAAGCCGCTGATAAGCCTTTTGATCAGCTCCGTTCGGCGCATGTCGCAGACCACGAGAAGTTCTTCCGGCGGGTCGAACTGGTGCTCGATAGTAAGGACGAAAAAGATAAAACCGATATCCCCACCGATGAGCGGCTCAAGCGCGTGCAGAGCGGCGAGACCGACGTTCAGCTCGAAGAGCAATACTTCCAATTTGGCCGCTACCTGCTCATGGCGAGCAGCCGGCCCGGAAGCATGGCGGCGAACCTGCAAGGCATCTGGAATGACAGCATGACGCCGCCCTGGGACAGCAAGTACACCATCAATATCAATATTGAGATGAACTACTGGCCCTCAGAGACCGGCAACCTTGCCGAGATGCACGAACCTTTATTCGACCTGATCGAGAACATGCAGCCCATGGGCCGGCAGACGGCAAAAGAGATGTACGGAGCGCGTGGCTTCGTGGCCCATCACAACACAGATGGCTGGGGACACACCGCGCCGGTGGATAGCGTTGGTCCGGGGATGTGGCCGATGGGAGCAGCCTGGCTGAGCCTGCATCTTTGGGAGCACTACGATTTTGGACGCGACCGTGAATTTTTGGCGCACCGGGCTTATCCCATCATGAAGGAGGCAGCGGAATTTCTGCTCGATTATCTGGTGGATGATGGCAAGGGCCACCTGGTTACCGGACCTTCCACTTCCCCGGAAAACACCTACCGCACCAGCGACGGCCAGCGCGCCCGCATGTGCATGGGACCGACGATGGACATGGAAATTACCTACGCGCTGTTCAGCCGCGTGATCGAGGCCAGCCAGTTGCTCCGGGTTGACGCCGATTTCAAGCAGAAACTCATGGATGCGCGGACGCGTTTGCTTCCTCTAAAAATTGGCAAGTATGGCCAACTGCAGGAATGGGCAGAGGATTATGACGAGGTTGAGCCCGGTCATCGGCATATCTCACATTTGTTTGCGTTGTATCCGGGGAACGAGATTACGTTGCGTGGAACTCCGGAGCTGGCGAAGGCAGCCCGGGTTTCACTCGAGCGCCGATTGCAAGACGGTGGCGGTCAGACCGGCTGGAGCCGCTCCTGGGTTTTGAACTGCTGGGCACGCTTCGAAGAAGCTGAGCTTGCGCATGACAGTCTGCTGGTGCTGCTGCGTCACTCGACGCTGCCCAACATGTTTGATAATCATCCCCCATTCCAGATTGACGGGAACTTTGGCGGGCCGGCGGGAATGATGGAAATGCTTTTACAAAGCCACGCCGGCGAGATCAGCTTCTTGCCCGCCCTGCCGCATGAGTGGGCCAATGGACACTTCATCGGCCTGCGCGCCCGTGGCGGGATAACCCTGGATGTTGCTTGGGAGAAAGGAAAAGCGACGCTGGCGGTGTTGCATGCAACAGCAGATGGCCAGCATAAGCTGCGCCCTCCCCGTGGCCAGAAGATTGCGTCCATTCGCAGCAACGGAAAATCAGTTCACTATGCAACCGCGAAGGATGGCGATATCTTGCTGGATGTTCAGGCGGGAAGAGACTACGTTGTTGTGTTTGGGAGCTGA
- a CDS encoding response regulator, translated as METILLVEDHNLIRELVQEMLELAGYKVIAARDHNDAFQKIEETTPNLILLDIQLPGLDGYAVLRHLRADGRFNKIPVLALTAYAMESDRQKGLEAGFDGYLTKPIERVSLLESIQTLLVKQRSSSMNKSLQNPQTATRATSINPPS; from the coding sequence ATGGAGACCATTCTACTTGTGGAAGACCACAACCTGATCCGTGAACTTGTGCAGGAGATGCTGGAACTCGCAGGATACAAGGTCATCGCGGCCCGCGACCACAATGATGCGTTTCAGAAGATTGAAGAAACCACTCCGAACTTGATACTGCTGGATATCCAATTGCCTGGGCTCGACGGATACGCAGTGCTGCGCCATCTGCGCGCGGACGGGCGCTTCAACAAAATTCCCGTGCTCGCATTGACCGCCTACGCCATGGAGAGTGACCGCCAAAAAGGTCTTGAGGCCGGCTTCGACGGTTACTTGACGAAGCCCATTGAACGCGTTTCGCTTCTGGAAAGTATCCAGACTCTATTGGTGAAACAACGTTCGTCTTCGATGAACAAATCGCTGCAAAACCCGCAGACGGCCACGCGGGCGACCTCCATAAACCCGCCATCGTAA
- a CDS encoding response regulator: MATANPGVGSAFSLKAKYSRLINISFAFLAVSMILLSVALGWWKNLFSANFLPHVYCYLRNPRLVGLHLVSDVLIWVSYVAISVTLIYLERRLRREMGILPFRWVYLAFGTFIVACGFTHFMEVVVLWTPVYWLSGAVKVVTAAASVGTALALPHLIPQVVLLVQNAKLSEQRKEDLIQTNQQLKLRQREAEHANQLKSQFLANMSHELRTPLTAIIGFSDLLAEDSSGILTPKHKRFSENIRQSGRHLLELINGVLDMSKIDAGRMELRQENCVLQTALSEVLVNLSALAMVKNIQIEHDVPENLQVYADRVRLRQILYNLLSNAIKFTPEGGWVGVEVVQGEEFATILVTDTGVGISPEDQRVIFEEFRQVGTTTQGTREGTGLGLSITKRLVELHGGKIRVESGLQPGSRFSFTIPAEKPALAPGPAAASNKHQFTCGILPRREKPLVLVVDDDHAACDFMVRALEEEDYITVVAHSGAEAVEKARILMPDAITLDILMPGGNGLEALVELKKKPETRHIPIVLVSVLEHQKLGFALGAADYLLKPLEKSRLVESLRAITPPSTEERTGWVLVVDDDLPTLDFVKETLITEGYKTKTAQTSEEAMQLLSTINVGALIINLLTKQMEGFDILQRIRSDPKWGGIPIFILTGQKLSKNDLGVLTREISTLLPRQGSWKNDLLSQLQHSVLLN, from the coding sequence ATGGCCACGGCAAATCCCGGCGTTGGATCTGCATTTTCTTTGAAAGCGAAATATTCACGCCTTATCAACATCAGTTTTGCATTTTTAGCCGTAAGCATGATTTTGCTCTCGGTTGCGCTGGGTTGGTGGAAGAACCTGTTTTCCGCCAACTTTTTGCCGCACGTTTACTGTTATCTGCGAAATCCCAGGCTAGTGGGGCTTCACCTGGTTTCCGATGTGCTGATCTGGGTTTCCTATGTTGCGATCTCGGTCACCTTGATCTATCTGGAAAGAAGGCTGCGCCGCGAGATGGGCATCCTTCCCTTTCGCTGGGTCTATCTGGCCTTTGGTACTTTTATCGTTGCCTGCGGATTCACTCATTTCATGGAAGTGGTTGTTCTTTGGACGCCAGTTTATTGGCTGTCCGGCGCGGTGAAGGTGGTCACGGCAGCAGCCTCGGTAGGAACTGCGCTGGCCCTTCCCCACCTTATTCCGCAGGTGGTCTTGCTGGTGCAAAATGCGAAATTGTCAGAGCAAAGGAAAGAAGACCTCATCCAAACCAACCAACAGTTGAAGTTGCGGCAGAGAGAAGCAGAACACGCAAATCAACTGAAGAGCCAGTTTCTGGCCAACATGAGCCACGAATTGCGCACTCCGCTGACGGCCATTATTGGATTTTCGGATCTGCTTGCCGAAGACAGCAGCGGTATCCTCACCCCAAAACACAAACGCTTTTCGGAAAACATACGCCAGAGCGGACGGCATCTGCTGGAACTTATCAACGGTGTTCTCGACATGTCGAAGATCGATGCCGGACGCATGGAGCTACGTCAGGAAAACTGTGTGCTGCAGACAGCACTTTCTGAGGTCCTGGTGAATCTCTCGGCATTGGCAATGGTAAAAAATATTCAGATCGAGCACGACGTGCCTGAAAACTTGCAGGTCTATGCCGACCGGGTCCGCCTGCGGCAAATCTTGTACAACCTGCTGAGCAATGCGATCAAGTTCACTCCCGAGGGCGGCTGGGTAGGAGTGGAAGTTGTACAGGGCGAAGAGTTTGCGACCATCTTAGTCACGGACACAGGCGTGGGCATCAGTCCAGAAGACCAGCGGGTGATCTTTGAGGAATTCCGCCAGGTTGGGACAACAACCCAGGGAACAAGAGAAGGCACAGGACTGGGACTTTCCATCACCAAAAGGCTGGTCGAACTGCACGGCGGAAAAATCCGGGTGGAGAGCGGGCTTCAGCCAGGAAGCCGGTTCAGCTTTACCATACCGGCAGAAAAGCCCGCGCTTGCGCCGGGCCCGGCCGCGGCTTCCAACAAACATCAATTCACCTGTGGCATTCTTCCCCGCCGTGAGAAACCCCTGGTCCTGGTAGTGGATGATGATCATGCCGCCTGCGACTTCATGGTCCGCGCCCTGGAGGAAGAAGATTACATAACCGTGGTGGCACACTCTGGGGCAGAGGCCGTGGAGAAAGCGCGAATCTTGATGCCCGATGCGATTACTCTCGACATCCTGATGCCTGGAGGCAATGGCCTGGAAGCGCTGGTAGAACTGAAGAAAAAACCGGAAACCAGGCACATCCCGATTGTGCTGGTCTCGGTGCTGGAGCATCAGAAATTGGGATTTGCCCTCGGAGCGGCAGACTATTTGCTTAAGCCTCTTGAAAAATCCCGGCTGGTGGAATCGTTGCGCGCAATCACGCCGCCCAGCACGGAAGAAAGAACCGGCTGGGTCCTGGTCGTGGATGATGATTTGCCAACACTCGATTTCGTGAAAGAAACCCTCATCACAGAAGGTTATAAGACAAAAACCGCGCAAACCAGCGAAGAGGCAATGCAACTGCTTTCCACAATCAATGTTGGCGCCCTTATTATTAACCTGCTGACAAAACAGATGGAAGGGTTTGATATACTGCAGCGCATAAGAAGTGACCCGAAGTGGGGCGGCATTCCCATATTCATCCTCACAGGCCAGAAACTTTCAAAGAACGATCTCGGCGTGTTAACGCGGGAAATAAGCACTTTGCTTCCCCGGCAGGGCTCCTGGAAAAACGATCTGCTGTCACAACTGCAGCATAGCGTGCTGCTGAATTAG
- a CDS encoding M28 family peptidase, producing MRGLRADVFGLIGVLMVGVIPVSAQLQLHFQTVSREVVEERLKSYKGNDSRREATLKRFFQEAGCTGDKLTEQPVQGLQQPNIICELPGSTDSIIVVAAHFDHVDRGDGVVDNWSGASMLPSLYQALKDEPRRYTFLFISFAGEEMGLVGSKFYVSSLTPEQVSKIKLMVCMDTLALGPTEVWVSHSDPELIRKLVRIAHALKSPLTRMDVEKIGESDEESFRQREVPTITLHSLTQATLSVLHSPKDNYSEVHFNDYFQSYRLVSAYLAFLDQDVLATAPSKDSTPQKH from the coding sequence TTGAGAGGTTTGCGGGCAGACGTGTTCGGCCTGATCGGCGTGCTTATGGTTGGAGTAATCCCAGTTTCTGCACAGCTGCAGTTGCACTTCCAAACGGTGAGTCGTGAAGTGGTAGAAGAACGGTTGAAGAGCTACAAGGGCAACGACAGCCGACGAGAGGCTACGCTGAAGCGATTTTTCCAGGAAGCGGGCTGCACTGGAGACAAACTCACGGAGCAACCAGTGCAAGGGCTTCAGCAGCCGAACATTATCTGCGAATTGCCGGGAAGCACTGACTCGATCATTGTGGTGGCAGCGCACTTCGATCATGTGGACCGAGGCGATGGCGTAGTAGACAACTGGAGTGGCGCCTCCATGCTGCCCAGCCTTTACCAGGCGCTCAAAGATGAGCCGCGAAGGTACACCTTTCTTTTCATCTCATTCGCAGGAGAAGAAATGGGGCTGGTAGGCTCGAAGTTTTACGTGAGCAGCCTCACGCCGGAGCAAGTAAGCAAGATCAAACTCATGGTCTGCATGGACACGCTGGCATTGGGCCCCACCGAGGTGTGGGTGAGCCATTCGGACCCTGAGCTTATCCGCAAGCTAGTGAGAATCGCACATGCATTGAAGTCACCACTGACGCGAATGGACGTGGAAAAGATAGGAGAATCGGATGAAGAGTCGTTCAGACAACGCGAGGTCCCGACGATCACGCTCCACTCGCTGACGCAAGCCACACTTTCAGTCTTGCACAGCCCTAAGGACAACTACAGCGAGGTCCACTTCAACGACTATTTCCAGAGTTACCGCCTGGTGAGCGCTTACTTGGCGTTTCTGGACCAAGATGTACTCGCAACAGCTCCAAGTAAGGACAGCACACCCCAGAAACACTGA
- a CDS encoding polymer-forming cytoskeletal protein, which produces MWKQTNSPDTASVPPPPSKPTMSNGPTTMSEPVPTRTTLASTTSTDQAAIIGKSLVIKGEITGSESLHIEGKVEGSINLPGTRVTVGRNGQVSADITAREIIVQGKILGNVNASDRLDVRSEGALTGDVIAQRISVEDGAFFKGKIDVRRAGQSGEKINSGSESKEVAEQPMKIA; this is translated from the coding sequence ATGTGGAAACAGACGAATTCGCCCGACACGGCTAGCGTGCCACCGCCCCCCTCCAAACCAACAATGTCGAATGGCCCCACCACAATGAGTGAACCTGTACCGACCCGCACAACGCTCGCAAGCACAACTTCGACTGACCAGGCCGCCATCATCGGCAAATCTCTCGTCATTAAGGGCGAGATCACCGGCTCCGAATCGCTTCACATTGAAGGCAAGGTCGAAGGCTCGATCAACCTTCCGGGAACCCGCGTGACCGTGGGCCGCAACGGGCAGGTCTCGGCCGATATCACGGCGCGTGAAATCATTGTGCAAGGCAAGATTCTTGGAAACGTGAATGCCAGCGATCGGCTGGATGTCCGCAGTGAGGGAGCGCTTACCGGAGACGTAATAGCACAACGCATCAGTGTGGAAGACGGCGCCTTCTTCAAGGGTAAGATTGATGTCCGCAGAGCGGGCCAATCCGGGGAAAAGATCAACTCCGGCTCGGAAAGCAAAGAAGTAGCCGAGCAGCCGATGAAAATTGCTTAA
- a CDS encoding alpha/beta hydrolase-fold protein translates to MSSSRRWPVHGAPGQVASCRFVHKLAALRCCALVACLFITLSAHASGRAECHAIQSQIMHQQVAYCVFLPPSYDKDKTRRYPVLYFLHGLGSDEQMLLDSGAWNLTEDLWEQGKMGDYLIVTPAGDTSFFINSHDGRRRYEDFFVQEFLPYIENHYRVRAGRATRGISGISMGGYGALHLAFRHPELFGSVSAHSAALIEKLPAVSSAGVQQNGVLRILGRVFGSPPDRVFWDHNSPLTLAHTSRLTGLHIYFDCGSEDDYGFEAGSEALHKILVTRGVPHEFHIYPGGHDWSYFAEHLPASLQFHSKVFSAADKR, encoded by the coding sequence ATGAGTAGCAGTCGCCGGTGGCCAGTCCACGGCGCGCCGGGACAGGTCGCCAGTTGCCGGTTCGTTCATAAGTTGGCTGCGCTCCGCTGCTGCGCCCTCGTTGCCTGTCTTTTCATAACCCTCTCTGCACATGCCAGTGGACGCGCGGAGTGCCACGCGATACAGAGCCAGATCATGCACCAGCAGGTGGCATACTGCGTCTTTCTGCCGCCCAGCTATGACAAAGATAAGACACGCCGCTATCCGGTGCTCTACTTCCTGCACGGCCTGGGCTCCGACGAACAGATGTTGCTGGATTCAGGGGCGTGGAATTTGACGGAAGACCTGTGGGAGCAGGGCAAGATGGGCGACTACCTCATCGTGACGCCCGCCGGAGACACCAGCTTCTTTATCAACTCGCACGATGGCCGCCGCCGCTATGAAGATTTTTTTGTGCAGGAGTTTCTGCCCTACATTGAAAATCATTACCGGGTTCGGGCGGGACGCGCAACGCGCGGCATCAGTGGGATTTCCATGGGCGGTTATGGGGCGTTGCATCTGGCCTTTCGGCATCCCGAGCTGTTTGGCTCGGTCAGCGCGCATAGCGCTGCCTTGATTGAGAAGCTGCCGGCGGTCAGCTCCGCCGGCGTGCAACAAAATGGCGTGCTGCGGATTCTGGGCAGGGTATTCGGCTCGCCTCCCGATCGAGTTTTCTGGGATCACAATAGCCCGCTCACGCTGGCCCACACCAGCCGCCTCACAGGGCTGCACATCTACTTCGACTGCGGCTCAGAAGACGACTACGGCTTTGAGGCCGGCTCAGAGGCACTGCATAAGATATTGGTTACGCGTGGCGTTCCCCACGAGTTCCACATCTATCCGGGTGGCCACGACTGGAGCTACTTTGCCGAGCACCTGCCGGCGTCGCTGCAGTTCCATTCCAAGGTTTTTTCAGCCGCAGACAAACGGTAA
- a CDS encoding FtsX-like permease family protein, whose translation MKAGDLTELAVRNLRESLLRNSLTTLGVAVGVASLVAMLSLGVGLQQLANRRLAHSGLFDTVFVMSRANMNFRGFSRRERTDAAASNSAQPNATPSSSTSNASSSNTSPDVTPSAVNGPREFRRLDEGARQEIEHLPSVIEVYPQVRFPTEVRYNGSPYATMVAGVPDSSRGNGSFDGMQGSFFSSPSADEAILQIEFAKELSDQPSSLIGKELVVRYAERQALAAQPGGDPAGSGEGSDPSGNPGISVVPKEKTLRIVGIIDTEAAAGPGGMGSGRVLIPQKLGEALRATQGNDLQNILRGSGSKPAYSNLTVRTEGPGQVEAVEAAIKKMGFGAFSLQDATRDLRLFFAVFDLLLGIFGSLALAVAMLGIINTLVMAILERRREIGILKALGAADRDVKQLFFVEAGVMGLFGGTLGVGLGWLIGRIITVTANIYLRRQDLPPTNVFAVPWWLVLGAIAFAVIVSLGAGLYPAARAAKLNPVEALRYE comes from the coding sequence ATGAAGGCGGGCGACCTGACGGAATTGGCGGTGCGTAATCTGCGCGAATCCCTGCTGCGGAATTCGCTGACAACGCTGGGCGTGGCCGTAGGTGTGGCTTCGCTGGTGGCCATGCTTTCCCTGGGCGTGGGACTGCAACAGCTTGCCAACCGGCGGCTGGCCCACTCGGGATTGTTTGACACGGTATTCGTAATGTCGCGGGCAAACATGAACTTCCGTGGGTTTAGCAGGCGAGAGAGAACGGATGCGGCGGCGTCCAACAGCGCGCAGCCCAATGCAACACCTTCCTCTAGTACATCGAATGCTTCATCATCCAATACTTCGCCAGATGTGACGCCGAGTGCGGTGAATGGACCACGCGAGTTCCGGCGCCTCGATGAAGGTGCCCGCCAGGAGATTGAGCACCTGCCCAGTGTGATAGAGGTTTATCCACAAGTGCGCTTCCCTACGGAGGTGCGCTACAACGGCAGTCCGTATGCAACCATGGTGGCGGGGGTACCGGACTCTTCACGCGGAAACGGTTCTTTTGATGGCATGCAAGGCTCGTTTTTTTCCAGCCCTTCGGCAGATGAGGCCATCTTGCAGATTGAGTTCGCGAAAGAACTCTCTGACCAGCCTTCTTCGCTCATCGGTAAAGAGCTGGTAGTGCGTTATGCCGAACGCCAGGCGCTGGCCGCACAACCGGGCGGCGATCCTGCAGGCAGCGGTGAAGGCAGCGACCCCTCCGGCAACCCGGGCATTTCAGTTGTGCCGAAAGAAAAAACATTGCGCATCGTCGGCATCATAGATACTGAAGCGGCTGCAGGGCCTGGCGGCATGGGCAGTGGGCGCGTGCTGATTCCACAAAAGCTGGGAGAGGCGCTAAGGGCAACGCAGGGCAACGACCTGCAGAATATTTTGCGCGGTTCAGGGAGCAAGCCGGCTTACAGCAACCTGACGGTGCGGACCGAGGGCCCGGGACAGGTGGAGGCAGTCGAGGCCGCGATCAAGAAGATGGGGTTTGGCGCCTTTTCCTTGCAGGACGCCACCCGCGACTTGCGCCTGTTCTTTGCTGTGTTCGACCTGCTGCTGGGGATCTTTGGCAGCCTGGCGCTGGCAGTGGCTATGCTCGGCATCATTAATACGCTGGTGATGGCCATTCTGGAGCGGCGGCGCGAGATCGGGATTCTTAAAGCGCTGGGCGCGGCTGACCGCGACGTGAAACAACTCTTCTTCGTCGAAGCCGGAGTAATGGGATTGTTCGGCGGGACGCTGGGCGTGGGCCTGGGCTGGTTGATCGGGCGGATCATCACCGTGACCGCCAACATTTATCTACGGCGGCAGGACCTGCCCCCCACCAACGTCTTCGCCGTGCCCTGGTGGCTGGTGCTGGGAGCGATTGCCTTCGCCGTCATTGTCAGCCTGGGTGCGGGACTTTATCCGGCGGCGCGGGCTGCGAAGCTTAATCCGGTGGAAGCGCTAAGGTATGAGTAG
- a CDS encoding ABC transporter ATP-binding protein, translated as MMPTNGGAALRTERVTRQYQMGSALIRAVDEVSLQVGAAEFVALLGSSGSGKSTLLNLMAGLDRPTSGAIFAHDRNLSELNPIELARYRSRTVGMVFQAFNLLPRMTLEENVELPLRLAEVERGERAGRVREALERVRLEKRLSHRPSELSGGEQQRAALARALVNRPAILLADEPTGNLDSATGIEIMNLLREINQSGVTIVMVTHERPLAEKFSHRIVELADGKLISSGVKA; from the coding sequence ATGATGCCAACGAACGGCGGGGCCGCCCTGCGTACTGAACGGGTGACGCGGCAATACCAGATGGGGTCTGCGCTTATCCGCGCGGTGGACGAGGTGTCGTTGCAGGTGGGCGCGGCCGAGTTCGTGGCGCTGCTGGGAAGCTCAGGCTCGGGGAAATCCACGCTTTTAAACCTCATGGCCGGGCTGGACCGCCCTACTTCAGGCGCTATCTTTGCGCATGATCGCAACCTTTCTGAATTGAATCCAATAGAATTGGCGCGCTATCGCAGCCGCACTGTGGGCATGGTTTTCCAGGCCTTTAACCTGCTTCCCCGAATGACGCTCGAAGAAAACGTTGAGCTGCCGCTGCGCCTTGCCGAGGTGGAGCGCGGCGAGCGCGCTGGACGAGTGCGCGAGGCGCTGGAGCGCGTACGCCTGGAAAAGCGGCTTAGCCACAGGCCGAGCGAACTCTCGGGCGGTGAGCAGCAGCGGGCAGCGCTGGCGCGGGCGCTGGTGAACCGGCCGGCGATCCTGCTGGCAGACGAGCCCACCGGAAACCTGGATAGTGCAACCGGAATTGAGATCATGAACCTGTTACGGGAGATCAACCAGTCAGGGGTGACGATTGTGATGGTCACGCACGAGAGGCCGTTGGCGGAGAAGTTTTCGCATCGCATTGTGGAGTTGGCGGACGGAAAACTGATTAGTAGCGGGGTCAAGGCATGA
- a CDS encoding PilT/PilU family type 4a pilus ATPase, translated as MDSPVTSSTPEPSEPTSPAAPAITTNAVLKTMLQVSSQVSDLIFSPGRPPQVELRGQLVPVKIAELPMLSPEDTQRIAGDLINGNKQAITALRDQGSCDTSYSLAGEGRFRVNIFKQRGSYAIVMRVIPRNVPTFADLKLPEQLGEIASLKNGIVLVTGPTGSGKSSTMAAIVDRINETHGYHIITIEDPVEFIHRHKRSTIHQRELHSDTPSFSLALRAALRQAPKVILVGEMRDKETIEIAMEAAETGHLVLSTLHTTDASKTVERIVGVFPLPEQHIIRNRLSKSFRWIISQRLIPRKDGSGRVAAFEMLKSTLRTREYMEKGEGEGKSLIDAMVDGNLDGMQCFDQMIEEMIRKGIVEFDTGLAYATNPGNLRLQLSDHEQEPETLAPKETLAPKAAPPPKVAPKVETHHPTEPELIIER; from the coding sequence ATGGATTCACCCGTAACCAGTTCAACCCCTGAACCAAGCGAACCTACAAGCCCGGCTGCTCCGGCGATTACTACCAATGCAGTGCTCAAGACCATGCTGCAGGTTTCCAGCCAGGTCAGCGACCTGATCTTCTCGCCGGGGCGGCCACCGCAAGTGGAGCTGCGCGGGCAACTGGTCCCGGTAAAGATTGCGGAGTTGCCAATGCTGAGCCCGGAAGACACTCAGCGCATTGCTGGTGACTTAATCAACGGCAACAAGCAGGCCATCACCGCATTGCGCGACCAGGGCTCCTGCGACACCTCGTACAGCCTTGCGGGAGAGGGGCGATTCCGGGTCAACATATTCAAGCAGCGCGGCAGCTATGCCATTGTGATGCGGGTGATCCCAAGAAATGTCCCGACCTTTGCCGACCTGAAGCTGCCCGAGCAACTTGGAGAAATCGCCAGCTTGAAGAACGGCATTGTTCTGGTTACAGGGCCCACGGGTTCGGGGAAATCTTCGACTATGGCCGCCATCGTGGACCGGATCAACGAGACCCACGGATACCACATCATCACGATTGAAGACCCGGTGGAGTTTATCCACCGGCACAAGCGCTCTACGATTCATCAGCGGGAGCTGCACAGCGATACCCCCAGCTTCTCGCTGGCGCTGCGAGCGGCACTGCGCCAGGCGCCCAAGGTAATCCTGGTAGGCGAGATGCGCGACAAAGAGACCATCGAGATTGCCATGGAAGCGGCGGAGACCGGGCACCTTGTGCTTTCCACGCTGCACACGACGGATGCCTCAAAAACTGTGGAGCGCATTGTTGGGGTCTTCCCTTTGCCGGAGCAGCACATCATTCGCAACCGCTTATCGAAGAGTTTTCGCTGGATCATCTCCCAGCGCCTTATCCCACGCAAAGATGGCTCAGGCCGTGTGGCGGCGTTCGAGATGTTGAAATCTACCCTGCGCACACGCGAGTACATGGAAAAAGGCGAGGGCGAAGGCAAGAGCCTGATTGACGCCATGGTGGATGGCAACCTGGACGGCATGCAATGCTTCGACCAGATGATCGAAGAGATGATTCGCAAAGGAATCGTGGAGTTCGACACTGGCCTCGCTTATGCGACGAATCCGGGGAATTTACGTTTACAGCTTAGTGACCACGAACAAGAGCCTGAAACCCTTGCCCCCAAAGAAACGCTTGCGCCGAAAGCTGCTCCGCCGCCGAAAGTCGCCCCCAAAGTAGAAACACACCATCCCACCGAGCCCGAGTTGATTATCGAACGGTAG